A genomic window from Triticum urartu cultivar G1812 chromosome 7, Tu2.1, whole genome shotgun sequence includes:
- the LOC125518418 gene encoding putative hydrolase YtaP — translation MAAAGDLRSEYLQVLLSRRREPQVPLSVEQGTPVTKPLFQGDWPLGPREAMESCPRKEVEDFHEKLVEENFFLITESGEQGRVPVLLLKLNDSTAPERKPVVVILHSSYKCKEWVRPLLEAYASRGYIAVSIDSRYHGERASHKNTYTDALKAAWRNGDTMPFIFDTAWDLIKLADHLSARKDVDPSRIGITGESLGGMHSWFGAFVDTRYSVVVPIVGFQGFRWAIDNNMWEARVNSIRPVFEEAATDLGKSEIDSEVVEKVWDRIAPGLASRFDAPYSVPLIAPRPLLLLNGAEDPCCPIAGLQEPASRVAEAYEKAGSAEKFKFIVEPGVEHMLTANMVKEASEWFDRFLQ, via the exons ATGGCCGCCGCCGGAGACCTCAGGTCGGAGTACCTCCAGGTCCTGCTCAGCCGCCGCCGCGAACCCCAAG TGCCTCTGTCCGTGGAGCAAGGGACTCCGGTGACGAAGCCGCTGTTCCAGGGCGACTGGCCTCTGGGGCCCAGAGAG GCCATGGAGTCGTGCCCGAGGAAGGAGGTGGAGGACTTCCACGAGAAGCTGGTCGAGGAGAATTTCTTCCTGATTACGGAG TCAGGTGAGCAGGGGCGTGTACCTGTACTTCTGCTGAAACTCAACGACAGTACTGCTCCCGAAAGGAAGCCGGTTGTTGTGATACTGCACAGCTCTTACAAATGCAAGGAATGGGTGCGTCCACTGCTAGAG GCATATGCCTCCAGGGGTTATATTGCTGTTTCCATCGATTCTCGCTATCATGGTGAAAGGGCCAGCCACAAGAATACTTACACCGAT GCACTGAAAGCAGCTTGGAGGAATGGGGACACGATGCCTTTTATTTTTGACACG GCATGGGACTTGATAAAGCTTGCAGATCATCTTAGTGCAAGGAAGGATGTCGATCCCTCAAGGATTGGGATTACTGGTGAATCACTCGGAG GAATGCATTCATGGTTTGGTGCTTTCGTGGATACACGGTACAGTGTTGTTGTTCCGATAGTTGGTTTTCAG GGATTTCGGTGGGCAATAGACAATAACATGTGGGAAGCCAGAGTTAACAGCATCAGGCCTGTATTTGAAG AGGCAGCAACTGATTTAGGGAAGAGTGAAATAGATTCGGAGGTTGTGGAGAAG GTTTGGGACAGGATAGCACCTGGGCTTGCTTCACGGTTTGATGCACCTTACTCGGTTCCCCTGATTGCACCACGTCCGCTCCTCCTCCTAAATG GCGCTGAAGACCCTTGTTGCCCTATCGCTGGTCTACAAGAGCCTGCTTCCAGAGTTGCTGAAGCTTATGAAAAAGCTGGTTCTGCGGAGAAGTTCAAG TTCATCGTGGAGCCGGGAGTTGAACATATGTTAACGGCGAACATGGTGAAGGAAGCGAGCGAATGGTTCGACCGATTCCTGCAGTAG